A stretch of the Hippoglossus hippoglossus isolate fHipHip1 chromosome 1, fHipHip1.pri, whole genome shotgun sequence genome encodes the following:
- the p2rx3b gene encoding P2X purinoceptor 3b → MWSCKTNFFTYETTKAVVVKSWTIGIINRVVQLLIISYFIGWVFVNEKAYQVRDTAIESSVMTKVKGFGIYNNKVMDVADYVTPTQGASVFCIITKLITTENQVQGYCPESEKKYNCTQDSDCSRTPNKPGSYGILTGKCVPFNATLKMCQIKGWCPAEIDTIKTTPMMEVENFTIFIKNSIRFPTFNYTKGNFLPTITDEYIQKCNFDMVNNTYCPIFRVGDVVHYAQQNFTKLARKGGVIGIKIGWVCDLDKSDDQCNPSYSFTRLDAMSEKNAVSPGYNFRFAKYYKMENGTDYRTLVKAYAIRFDVLVNGNAGKFNMIPTLINIVAAFTSVGVGTVLCDIILLNFLKGAEQYKAKKFEEVSASPLDSQRNKLSHSQLSLRHSEAIMRSSDSGAFSFEHYS, encoded by the exons ATGTGGTCTTGCAAAACAAACTTCTTCACCTATGAAACCACCAAGGCAGTGGTCGTGAAGAGCTGGACCATCGGCATCATCAACCGTGTCGTCCAACTTCTCATCATCAGTTACTTCATCGG gtgggTCTTTGTCAATGAGAAGGCCTACCAGGTGAGAGACACAGCTATTGAATCATCAGTGATGACCAAAGTCAAAGGTTTTGGAATCTACAATAACAAGGTCATGGATGTTGCAGACTACGTCACTCCTACACAG ggAGCTTCAGTCTTCTGCATCATTACTAAACTGATTACTACTGAGAACCAAGTCCAGGGATACTGTCCTGAG agtGAGAAGAAGTATAATTGTACCCAGGACAGTGACTGCTCGAGAACTCCCAATAAACCAGGAAGTTATG GAATTCTTACAGGCAAATGTGTTCCTTTCAATGCCACTCTAAAAATGTGTCAGATAAAAGGATGGTGTCCTGCTGAGATCGACACCATCAAGAC AACGCCAATGATGGAAGTAGAGAATTTCACCATTTTCATTAAGAATAGCATCCGCTTCCCAACCTTCAACTATACAAA agggAACTTCCTTCCTACTATCACAGACGAATACATCCAAAAATGTAACTTTGACATGGTCAACAACACCTACTGCCCCATCTTCAGAGTGGGAGATGTGGTCCACTACGCGCAGCAGAACTTCACCAAACTGGCAAGAAAG GGAGGCGTGATTGGAATAAAGATCGGATGGGTGTGTGATCTGGACAAATCAGACGATCAGTGTAACCCCTCATACTCCTTCACTCGACTTGATGCCATGTCAGAGAAGAATGCTGTCTCACCAGGCTACAATTTCAG GTTTGCCAAGTATTACAAGATGGAGAATGGGACCGACTACCGCACTCTGGTGAAAGCCTATGCCATTAGGTTCGATGTCCTGGTCAATGGAAAC GCAGGGAAGTTCAACATGATCCCCACACTCATCAACATTGTGGCAGCCTTCACATCAGTGGGCGTG GGAACAGTGCTGTGTGACATCATACTGCTGAACTTCCTGAAAGGAGCGGAGCAGTACAAAGCCAAGAAATTTGAAGAG GTGTCGGCCAGCCCGCTGGACTCCCAAAGAAACAAGCTATCCCACTCGCAGCTTTCACTCAGACATAGCGAGGCCATCATGAGGTCCAGTGACTCAGGGGCGTTTTCTTTTGAACATTACAGCTAA